A window of the Pyrodictium abyssi genome harbors these coding sequences:
- a CDS encoding TrkA family potassium uptake protein, with amino-acid sequence MRILIVGAGKLGSLLAKRLSEKGHEIIVIDKDEKKARKVAEEADVASYARDATDPSTYDEVNIANIDVVVAATNRDEVNLFAALMAREYGVPRVIVKVRDSRIAQILSRIGIAEHIVVEPRVIGSIVEGVIEGKYNVVELVPVYIGGFRLVTITIAEGSSVEGQLLDEVKYPRHGVKILAVFDGEEFHDPGEILRLEAGYQIIALVRDDIVEEFLEAFR; translated from the coding sequence GTGCGTATACTAATCGTTGGCGCAGGTAAACTCGGCTCGCTACTAGCCAAGAGGCTCTCAGAGAAGGGGCACGAAATAATAGTTATCGACAAGGACGAGAAAAAAGCCAGAAAGGTGGCAGAAGAAGCAGACGTAGCATCGTACGCAAGAGACGCGACCGACCCATCAACCTACGATGAGGTTAACATAGCCAACATAGATGTCGTGGTAGCCGCGACAAATAGGGATGAGGTCAACCTGTTCGCCGCGTTAATGGCCAGGGAATATGGCGTGCCCCGCGTAATAGTTAAGGTTAGGGATAGTAGGATAGCACAAATACTATCAAGAATAGGCATAGCCGAGCATATAGTAGTTGAGCCCCGGGTCATAGGCTCGATAGTTGAGGGCGTGATAGAGGGCAAGTATAACGTAGTAGAGCTAGTACCTGTCTACATAGGCGGGTTTAGACTGGTAACAATAACCATAGCTGAAGGCAGTAGCGTCGAGGGACAGCTCCTTGACGAGGTAAAGTATCCACGGCACGGAGTGAAAATACTAGCAGTATTTGATGGCGAAGAGTTCCACGACCCGGGCGAGATTCTACGCCTCGAGGCTGGCTATCAGATTATAGCGCTAGTTCGTGACGACATAGTGGAGGAATTCCTTGAAGCATTTAGATAG
- a CDS encoding chromatin protein Cren7 → MPRGKKDPYVCPRCGTRTEPTKTWQLVSPFPDAKGRITITVMGSFVCPECGHRWRSVVSKIKVGGSEVEVESGKGAKAAIKNEKEKEERRGEIIEIDIDDIDEE, encoded by the coding sequence ATGCCAAGAGGGAAAAAGGATCCATATGTCTGCCCTAGGTGCGGTACCAGGACAGAGCCGACCAAGACATGGCAGCTGGTTTCTCCATTTCCTGATGCAAAGGGCCGCATAACAATAACAGTAATGGGTAGCTTTGTATGCCCTGAGTGCGGCCACCGATGGAGAAGCGTAGTATCAAAGATTAAGGTGGGTGGTAGCGAGGTCGAGGTAGAATCCGGTAAAGGCGCTAAGGCGGCCATAAAGAATGAAAAGGAGAAGGAAGAGCGGAGAGGAGAGATAATAGAGATAGACATAGACGACATCGACGAAGAGTAG
- a CDS encoding mechanosensitive ion channel domain-containing protein, whose amino-acid sequence MSSNVTAQTLSVDNVTSFINQAMIFVKAQLLTPLLQLLIVFVIVYLFLRAVKSLLLRLQKRDIVSSTLSEQIYRLVSLATYAVTIITLIYMFTSAREVIYILIVILAVILLSNWSIIADVSAYYIMLAFKQSHRAATLVELPRLGIKGKIIGTGLFYTRIRTLSGKIAYVPNHVIVSEPIVQLTNVQSTVMLEIEVDTPRLEKGNPVEYLERTIRSILGEARLATRPQDVTVLVTSADSNRIRLEIHVPVMGAEPRPATINSIIAELIDELGELSPSIKLKPLA is encoded by the coding sequence TTGTCATCGAATGTAACTGCCCAGACGCTGTCCGTAGATAATGTAACTAGCTTTATAAACCAGGCAATGATATTCGTGAAGGCGCAGTTGTTAACACCATTATTACAACTACTTATAGTCTTCGTAATAGTGTATCTGTTCTTGCGTGCTGTAAAATCGCTACTTCTACGCCTACAGAAACGCGACATAGTATCGAGTACATTGTCCGAGCAAATCTACAGACTTGTATCCCTTGCTACATACGCGGTAACAATAATAACTCTAATCTACATGTTCACTAGCGCCCGAGAAGTAATATACATACTTATAGTCATATTAGCTGTAATACTACTCTCAAACTGGAGCATCATAGCGGATGTCTCGGCATATTACATAATGCTAGCTTTTAAGCAAAGCCATAGAGCGGCCACGCTTGTGGAACTACCCCGGCTCGGTATAAAAGGCAAGATAATAGGAACGGGGCTTTTCTATACACGTATTAGGACTCTGTCCGGTAAGATAGCCTATGTGCCGAACCATGTGATAGTAAGTGAGCCAATAGTACAGCTGACCAACGTTCAAAGCACAGTCATGCTAGAGATAGAAGTTGACACGCCGAGGCTAGAGAAAGGCAACCCAGTAGAATACCTTGAAAGGACAATTAGAAGCATACTCGGCGAAGCCCGGCTAGCTACGAGACCACAAGACGTCACAGTACTAGTAACTAGTGCCGATAGCAACCGTATAAGGCTGGAGATCCATGTACCCGTAATGGGTGCAGAACCGAGACCAGCAACAATAAACAGTATAATTGCTGAGCTCATCGACGAGCTAGGGGAATTGTCGCCATCCATAAAGTTGAAGCCTCTAGCCTAG